One window from the genome of Sulfodiicoccus acidiphilus encodes:
- a CDS encoding AAA family ATPase encodes MKDVFDREKEVELLKGSLSSPLVVISGLRRTGKTSLVRSILNDAKATHLFLDMRRFENREYIVYKDFLGVLEREVNSLTKKWKGALDHFRAVKGVKVAGLSITFGWGRERTDFSDVLSSLNDWAKDNGETVTVVVDEAQELVKLKGYDVLPSMAYAFDNLRNVNFIVTGSEVRVKTRFLKLEDADSPLYGRAHVEVDVSPFDRETSVEFLERGFEEHGIEFDRGEEVYEELGGNPGWLTFYGYVYVKGLGVRAMEETKKYAKSLLSKELCNFLMEGGRLGSKERYLRVLEACRSGCSWKDVKNSLEALEGREVNDYTVHTILRNLLEYSFLVGEGDRRYFLADPLMRELGNVRCSGP; translated from the coding sequence TTGAAGGACGTTTTCGACAGGGAAAAGGAGGTCGAGCTACTTAAAGGCTCGCTGAGCTCTCCGCTGGTGGTAATCTCTGGCCTGAGGAGGACGGGTAAGACTTCCCTCGTGAGGTCGATCCTCAACGACGCGAAGGCCACCCACCTCTTCTTGGACATGAGGAGGTTCGAGAACAGGGAGTACATAGTCTACAAAGACTTCCTCGGTGTGTTGGAGAGGGAGGTCAATTCCCTGACGAAGAAATGGAAGGGGGCCTTGGACCACTTCAGGGCCGTCAAGGGAGTTAAAGTCGCGGGCCTGTCGATAACCTTCGGGTGGGGGAGGGAGAGGACGGATTTCTCTGACGTCCTTTCCTCTTTGAACGACTGGGCGAAGGACAACGGGGAGACAGTTACCGTGGTCGTAGACGAGGCACAGGAGCTGGTTAAATTGAAGGGGTACGACGTCCTCCCCTCCATGGCCTACGCCTTCGACAACCTAAGGAACGTGAACTTCATCGTCACGGGCTCCGAGGTTAGGGTGAAGACCAGGTTCCTCAAGTTGGAGGACGCAGACTCCCCTCTCTACGGTAGGGCCCACGTGGAGGTAGACGTAAGTCCTTTCGATAGAGAGACGTCGGTCGAGTTCCTCGAAAGGGGGTTCGAGGAACACGGGATCGAGTTCGATAGAGGCGAGGAGGTATACGAGGAGCTGGGCGGCAATCCGGGCTGGTTGACCTTCTACGGTTACGTGTACGTGAAGGGATTGGGTGTGCGTGCCATGGAGGAGACGAAGAAGTACGCCAAGAGCCTCCTATCTAAGGAGCTGTGCAACTTCCTAATGGAGGGAGGCAGGCTGGGGTCAAAGGAGAGGTACCTCAGGGTGTTGGAGGCCTGCAGGTCTGGGTGTTCGTGGAAAGACGTCAAGAACTCGCTGGAGGCGCTCGAGGGTAGGGAAGTGAACGACTACACCGTTCACACGATACTGCGGAACCTACTGGAGTACTCCTTCTTGGTGGGTGAGGGGGACAGAAGGTACTTCCTCGCCGATCCCTTGATGAGGGAGTTGGGCAACGTGAGGTGCTCCGGGCCGTGA
- a CDS encoding NAD(P)-dependent alcohol dehydrogenase, which translates to MKAVQLVAYGKPLEIREVPTPEPVGENVLVRIGGAGLCHSDLHIMEGKIPILPYLPFTLGHENAGYVEKVGPNVKGFNVGDKVAVYGGWSEKVDRFVLKGEENLSDVTKWVGIGKPGGYAEYLLVPSYRYLLPLGNLDPVEAAPLTDAGLTPYRAIKKLLPHLYPDSTVVIIGAGGLGQFGVRYAKLLTPEVNVVTVDVNRRKLEIARELGSDYVVDSTEKDPVKEVKELTGGEGAQGVVDFVGSDVTMNQAYAMAGRQGTVVIVGLAGGTLKFSAGTVNEVSVTTSNWGTQLELSEVLALARRGVIKARVERIGFEQVNETFERLAKGEVEGRAVLVPELP; encoded by the coding sequence GTGAAGGCCGTTCAACTTGTGGCGTACGGGAAGCCCCTGGAAATAAGGGAAGTCCCGACTCCTGAACCCGTAGGAGAGAACGTGTTGGTGAGGATAGGTGGAGCTGGACTTTGCCACAGCGACCTTCATATCATGGAGGGAAAGATCCCGATCCTTCCGTACCTCCCGTTTACCCTGGGACACGAGAACGCCGGGTACGTCGAGAAGGTGGGACCCAACGTGAAGGGCTTCAACGTCGGAGACAAGGTCGCCGTTTATGGAGGGTGGAGCGAGAAGGTCGACAGGTTTGTTTTGAAGGGTGAGGAGAACCTGTCTGACGTAACTAAGTGGGTCGGCATAGGAAAGCCCGGAGGGTATGCGGAGTACCTACTCGTTCCCTCCTATCGCTACCTACTGCCGCTGGGGAACCTCGATCCAGTAGAGGCGGCACCATTAACTGACGCGGGCCTGACCCCTTACAGAGCGATCAAAAAGTTACTCCCACACCTCTATCCCGATAGCACAGTAGTAATAATAGGGGCGGGTGGACTCGGTCAGTTCGGCGTGAGGTACGCAAAGCTCCTCACACCGGAGGTCAACGTGGTCACGGTGGACGTTAACCGGAGGAAGTTGGAGATAGCGAGGGAGCTTGGATCCGACTACGTCGTAGATAGCACTGAAAAGGACCCAGTAAAGGAGGTGAAGGAACTGACAGGGGGTGAGGGCGCTCAAGGAGTCGTAGACTTTGTAGGTTCCGACGTCACTATGAATCAGGCATACGCCATGGCTGGGAGACAGGGAACGGTGGTGATAGTCGGACTCGCAGGCGGCACGCTGAAGTTCAGCGCAGGTACGGTAAACGAAGTCTCCGTGACTACGAGCAACTGGGGAACTCAGCTCGAACTTAGCGAGGTCCTGGCCCTGGCTAGGAGGGGCGTCATTAAGGCGAGAGTGGAGAGGATAGGGTTCGAACAGGTGAACGAGACGTTCGAGAGACTGGCCAAGGGAGAAGTGGAGGGGAGGGCCGTGCTGGTGCCCGAGCTACCCTGA